The Syntrophotalea acetylenivorans genome contains the following window.
AATTGCTGCTTCTCTCCGACAATACTGAAGCGGTATCGGCCTGCCAAAAAGCCTTTAAGCAAATAGATGTTTGCTGTGAATGGGTTGACAATATTGAGAACATGAACCAGCGACTTGTGCGCGGCCCCTATAACGGGCTGGTTCTTGATGTGCTGGCCACGGCAAAATTTTCACCAAAGGACAAAGCTTTTATCCAGGAGGCTTCTGAGTACTACCCCACCTTACTGGTGCGTTGGAACACAGCGGTCCAAAAGATTGGAGGCCTGGTCTTTGGCGAGATTCTCGACAAGGAAGACCCCCTCGGAGACTTTGTTAAACGGTTCTGTCGCTCCGATCGCGCCCTGATCTTCCGGGAAAACAAACGATACGACATCCACCTTAATGTCTTGTTAAGCCCAGACCAAAAGTTTTCCATGGAGCGAGTCGAAAAAACCGCCACCCTC
Protein-coding sequences here:
- a CDS encoding PilZ domain-containing protein, producing the protein MIKLLLLSDNTEAVSACQKAFKQIDVCCEWVDNIENMNQRLVRGPYNGLVLDVLATAKFSPKDKAFIQEASEYYPTLLVRWNTAVQKIGGLVFGEILDKEDPLGDFVKRFCRSDRALIFRENKRYDIHLNVLLSPDQKFSMERVEKTATLDLSRGGCFIISSHNWNNIDTAWIRLLELDDSSPIRVELCSYVPWGKQTRIPGIGTKFIDLQPNQRQEIYQYCDDSPS